In Synechococcus sp. CB0101, a genomic segment contains:
- a CDS encoding folylpolyglutamate synthase/dihydrofolate synthase family protein, translating to MPDQDPFSELIAPFSRRGVDLGLERLQAALAEMGHPERRFAAVQVAGTNGKGSISTMLNAIAGAAGIRCGLYTSPHLLSWCERIRLPNGLIAEAALKDLLQELQPLALRHNLTPFELVTAAAMQAFANAGVELAVLEVGLGGRLDATTVHPDRQVLAFASIGLDHTEHLGPTIGAIAVEKAGVLHRGATAVSGPQPPEAAAVLRQQASQQNCSLRWVQPLPSAAEGGPLLGLRGDLQRLNAAVACGAAEALAERGWPINTAAIRAGLQQARWPGRLEHRQFQGHPLLVDGAHNPPAAAALRQELDQRTHEQGLPRRWLIGMQRHKDAPQLLQSLVPEGDLVRVVALPAEHNSWSTAELQAASGLPLETGAIDLATNLAWLVDSPALPVACGSLYLVAELLPLLQATD from the coding sequence GTGCCAGACCAAGACCCCTTCAGCGAGCTGATCGCGCCCTTCAGCCGCCGAGGCGTTGACCTCGGCCTGGAGCGGCTGCAGGCCGCGCTCGCTGAGATGGGCCATCCGGAGCGTCGCTTTGCCGCGGTGCAGGTGGCCGGCACCAACGGCAAGGGGTCGATCAGCACGATGTTGAATGCCATCGCCGGCGCCGCGGGCATCCGCTGCGGCCTCTACACCTCACCCCATCTGCTCAGCTGGTGCGAACGCATCCGGTTGCCAAACGGTCTGATTGCGGAGGCAGCCCTCAAGGATCTGCTGCAAGAGCTGCAGCCCCTGGCGCTGCGGCACAACCTCACCCCCTTCGAGCTGGTCACCGCCGCGGCCATGCAGGCCTTCGCCAATGCAGGTGTGGAGCTGGCGGTGCTGGAGGTGGGGCTGGGGGGCCGGCTCGATGCCACCACGGTGCATCCCGATCGCCAGGTGCTGGCCTTCGCCAGCATCGGGCTCGACCACACCGAACATCTGGGCCCCACCATCGGCGCCATTGCCGTTGAGAAAGCGGGAGTGCTGCATCGCGGCGCGACCGCCGTGAGCGGCCCGCAACCGCCGGAGGCCGCGGCGGTGCTGCGCCAGCAAGCCAGCCAACAGAACTGCTCGCTCCGCTGGGTGCAACCACTCCCGAGCGCCGCGGAGGGCGGCCCGTTGCTGGGCCTGCGTGGGGATCTGCAGCGTCTCAACGCCGCCGTGGCCTGTGGCGCAGCCGAGGCTCTAGCGGAACGCGGTTGGCCCATCAACACCGCCGCCATCCGGGCAGGGCTGCAGCAGGCCCGTTGGCCCGGCCGGCTGGAGCATCGCCAGTTCCAGGGGCATCCGTTGCTGGTGGATGGCGCCCACAACCCACCGGCCGCTGCCGCCCTGCGGCAGGAGCTGGATCAACGCACCCATGAGCAGGGCCTGCCGCGGCGCTGGCTGATCGGCATGCAGCGCCACAAGGATGCGCCGCAATTGCTGCAGAGCCTGGTGCCGGAAGGAGATCTGGTGCGCGTGGTGGCCTTGCCGGCGGAGCACAACAGCTGGAGTACCGCAGAGCTCCAGGCCGCCTCAGGCCTTCCCCTGGAGACAGGCGCCATCGATCTCGCTACCAACCTGGCCTGGCTGGTGGACTCTCCCGCCCTGCCGGTGGCGTGCGGCTCCCTCTATCTGGTAGCGGAGCTCCTGCCCCTGCTTCAGGCGACAGACTGA
- the rpsD gene encoding 30S ribosomal protein S4 yields the protein MSRYRGPRLRITRRLGDLPGLTRKSAKRSYPPGQHGQARRKRSEYAIRLEEKQKLRFNYGISERQLVRYVKKARAQEGSTGTNLLKLLENRLDNVCFRLGFGPTVPGARQLVNHGHVTVNGRVVDIPSYQCKAGDVVAIRERKQSKKLAEGNLEFPGLANIPPHLELDKNKLTAKVISKCEREWVALEINELLVVEFYSRKV from the coding sequence ATGTCTCGCTACCGCGGCCCTCGCCTGAGGATTACGCGGCGCTTGGGAGACCTTCCCGGTCTCACCCGTAAGTCCGCCAAGCGGTCTTATCCCCCCGGTCAGCACGGCCAAGCCCGTCGCAAGCGCTCCGAATACGCCATCCGCCTCGAAGAGAAGCAGAAGCTTCGCTTCAACTACGGCATCTCCGAGCGTCAGCTCGTGCGCTACGTGAAGAAAGCGCGCGCCCAGGAGGGTTCCACCGGAACCAACCTGCTGAAGCTGCTCGAGAACCGTCTCGACAATGTGTGCTTCCGCCTCGGCTTCGGCCCCACCGTTCCCGGTGCCCGTCAGCTGGTGAACCATGGCCACGTGACCGTGAATGGTCGCGTCGTGGACATCCCCAGCTACCAGTGCAAGGCCGGTGATGTGGTCGCCATCCGCGAACGCAAGCAGAGCAAGAAGCTGGCCGAAGGCAACCTGGAGTTCCCGGGTCTGGCCAACATTCCTCCTCACCTCGAGCTCGACAAGAACAAGCTGACCGCCAAGGTGATCAGCAAGTGCGAGCGCGAGTGGGTCGCTCTGGAAATCAACGAACTGCTGGTGGTGGAGTTCTACTCCCGCAAGGTCTGA
- a CDS encoding RNA methyltransferase — MELITSRRNPLVGRLRALHQPKGRREQGLLLLEGTHQLQELLRLGLQPEQLLATPAWIERHGALLADQDLPLQPVGEEVMEAVATTDHPDGVVATLARQALPVARGDGAFVLALDQLQDPGNLGTLLRTALAAGVDEVWLGGGADPLQPKVLRASAGAALALPLLRLSDRSELLPLLERAVAAGRQLAATLVQPGVQPYWQLDWTRPTVLLLGNEGAGLHPQLAALATHRITIPHSAAVESLNVAVAAAPLLLERWRQQGG; from the coding sequence ATGGAGCTGATCACCAGCCGGCGCAATCCGCTGGTGGGTCGCCTGCGGGCGCTGCACCAGCCCAAGGGGCGCCGTGAGCAGGGGTTGCTGCTGCTGGAGGGCACCCATCAACTCCAAGAACTGCTGCGGCTGGGGCTTCAGCCCGAGCAGCTGCTGGCCACCCCTGCCTGGATCGAGCGCCATGGCGCCCTGCTGGCGGATCAAGATCTGCCGCTGCAGCCGGTGGGCGAGGAGGTGATGGAGGCGGTGGCGACCACCGATCATCCGGATGGCGTGGTCGCCACCCTGGCTCGGCAGGCCCTGCCCGTTGCTCGGGGCGATGGGGCTTTTGTGCTGGCGCTGGATCAGCTCCAGGATCCCGGCAATCTCGGCACGTTGCTGCGAACGGCGTTGGCTGCCGGGGTGGATGAGGTGTGGCTTGGCGGTGGCGCCGATCCGCTCCAGCCCAAGGTGCTGCGCGCCTCAGCGGGTGCCGCTCTGGCCCTGCCGCTGCTGCGGCTCAGCGATCGCTCGGAACTGCTGCCCCTGCTGGAGCGGGCTGTGGCGGCGGGCCGGCAGCTGGCCGCCACGCTTGTTCAGCCCGGCGTGCAGCCCTATTGGCAGCTCGACTGGACGCGTCCCACGGTGCTGCTGCTGGGGAATGAAGGCGCGGGGCTACACCCGCAGCTGGCGGCCTTGGCTACCCATCGCATCACCATTCCCCACAGCGCGGCGGTGGAATCGCTGAATGTGGCGGTGGCGGCCGCGCCGCTGCTGCTGGAGCGCTGGCGGCAGCAGGGGGGCTGA
- the yidD gene encoding membrane protein insertion efficiency factor YidD — translation MPPMNQLLQRLLLALIGFYRLFISPLLGPPRCRFIPSCSAYGLEAIERHGPWRGSWLTLRRLLRCHPFTPCGCDPVPD, via the coding sequence ATGCCGCCCATGAACCAGCTGCTGCAACGGTTGCTCCTGGCCTTGATCGGCTTTTACCGCCTGTTCATTTCGCCGCTGCTGGGGCCACCGCGCTGCCGCTTCATCCCCAGCTGCAGTGCCTACGGCCTGGAGGCGATCGAGCGGCACGGCCCCTGGAGGGGCAGCTGGCTCACCTTGCGGCGTCTGCTGCGATGCCATCCCTTCACCCCCTGTGGCTGCGACCC
- the trpC gene encoding indole-3-glycerol phosphate synthase TrpC, protein MEIRRRPPNPKVKVAHLEYAIPHEESEPRNILEKIVWEKDREVTSARDRVSLEQLKKQVAELPPTRDFLAALKAACRKPAVIAEVKKASPSKGVIREDFDPEAIAQGYAAGGASCLSVLTDKQFFQGGFEVLVQVRQVVDLPLLCKDFILTPYQLYQARAAGADAALLIAAILTDQDMAYLLKVARSLGLTVLVEVHDAAELERVLALDGVQLIGINNRNLASFETDLATTEQLTERYGDQIRAKGCLLVSESGLFSRDDLDRVQSAGADAVLVGESLMRQPDVTAALETLIAG, encoded by the coding sequence ATGGAGATTCGTCGCCGGCCGCCCAACCCCAAGGTGAAGGTGGCTCACCTGGAGTACGCCATCCCCCATGAGGAGAGCGAACCCCGCAACATCCTCGAAAAGATCGTCTGGGAAAAAGATCGCGAGGTCACCTCGGCGCGGGATCGCGTCAGCCTTGAGCAACTCAAAAAGCAGGTTGCTGAGCTCCCACCCACCCGTGACTTCCTGGCGGCTCTGAAAGCGGCTTGCCGCAAGCCGGCTGTGATTGCTGAGGTGAAGAAAGCCAGCCCCAGCAAAGGAGTGATTCGTGAAGACTTTGACCCTGAAGCGATTGCTCAGGGGTATGCCGCCGGTGGGGCCAGCTGCCTCTCAGTTCTCACCGATAAGCAGTTCTTCCAGGGCGGATTTGAGGTGCTGGTGCAAGTGCGCCAGGTGGTGGACTTGCCCTTGCTGTGCAAGGACTTCATCCTCACCCCCTATCAGCTGTATCAGGCCCGTGCCGCCGGTGCCGATGCAGCACTGTTGATTGCGGCGATCCTCACCGATCAGGACATGGCCTACCTACTCAAGGTGGCCCGCAGCCTTGGGCTGACTGTGCTGGTTGAAGTGCACGATGCCGCCGAGCTCGAGCGGGTGCTCGCCCTGGATGGCGTGCAGCTAATCGGCATCAACAACCGCAACCTCGCCAGCTTCGAAACCGATCTGGCCACCACCGAGCAGCTCACCGAGCGCTACGGCGATCAGATCCGCGCCAAGGGCTGCCTGCTGGTGAGCGAGTCGGGTCTGTTCAGCCGCGACGATCTCGATCGCGTGCAAAGCGCCGGAGCGGATGCCGTTCTGGTGGGTGAGTCGCTGATGCGCCAGCCAGATGTGACGGCTGCGCTCGAGACCCTGATTGCTGGATGA
- a CDS encoding FAD-binding oxidoreductase — MASLLPSALPHPLPAPAQAEQLEALAADLRAAGLMPLRSSGELEQLAADAFVYSPVLQPLLQGLRAQLGVRAESADQVLAVAAACVRHGVSLTLRGAGTGNYGQATPLAGGLVLELSGMNRLQQLDPSSGVFTAEPGILLADLEQQLQARGRELRLLPSTVRTASLAGYLAGGSSGIGSLRWGFLRDPGHLLGLEIITLEPTPRRLQLGAADAQAINHAYGCNGIITSITMASAEAVPWQQWVLEFPSWDQALVAAQQLPATALQLNALCALEAGVAQWMPWPKGCPPAEADGHRLLVLAAPDARLALDALLPRWGGQLVWEELQGQSRGIPLRELCWNHTTLHARAHDPSFTYLQLLLPQPEQPALAALRQRWGDEVLWHLEAVRAQGQQRLACLPLVRWRGREALDDLIRHACDLGCLLFNPHAITVEDGGLGGVDAAQVAAKASYDPAGLLNPGKLRGWLER; from the coding sequence ATGGCTTCGCTGCTGCCCAGTGCCCTGCCGCATCCGTTGCCGGCGCCGGCCCAGGCCGAGCAGCTCGAGGCCCTGGCTGCGGACCTGCGCGCTGCTGGCCTGATGCCGTTGCGCAGCAGCGGGGAACTGGAGCAGCTGGCGGCAGATGCCTTTGTGTATTCGCCGGTGCTGCAGCCGCTGCTGCAGGGGTTGCGAGCTCAGTTGGGGGTGCGGGCTGAGAGCGCGGATCAGGTGCTGGCCGTGGCGGCGGCCTGCGTGCGCCATGGCGTCAGCCTCACCCTGCGGGGCGCTGGCACCGGCAACTACGGCCAGGCCACACCGTTGGCTGGGGGCCTGGTGCTCGAACTCAGCGGCATGAACCGTTTGCAGCAGCTCGATCCGAGCAGCGGCGTGTTCACGGCGGAGCCGGGGATTTTGCTAGCGGATCTGGAGCAGCAGTTGCAGGCCCGCGGCCGTGAGTTGCGCCTGCTGCCGAGCACCGTGCGCACGGCCAGCCTGGCTGGTTATCTGGCGGGGGGATCGAGTGGGATCGGCTCGCTGCGCTGGGGCTTCCTGCGCGATCCCGGCCACCTGCTCGGCCTCGAGATCATCACGCTCGAACCCACACCGCGGCGCCTGCAGCTGGGAGCAGCCGACGCCCAGGCCATCAACCATGCCTATGGCTGCAACGGCATCATCACCAGCATCACCATGGCCAGCGCCGAGGCGGTGCCCTGGCAGCAGTGGGTGCTGGAGTTCCCCAGTTGGGACCAGGCCCTGGTGGCGGCTCAGCAGTTGCCGGCCACGGCGTTGCAGCTCAACGCCCTCTGCGCTTTGGAAGCCGGCGTGGCCCAATGGATGCCCTGGCCGAAGGGCTGCCCACCAGCGGAGGCGGATGGCCATCGGTTGCTGGTGCTGGCTGCGCCGGATGCACGCTTAGCCCTTGATGCGCTGTTGCCCCGTTGGGGAGGCCAGCTGGTGTGGGAGGAGCTCCAAGGCCAGAGCCGTGGCATCCCCCTGCGGGAGCTCTGCTGGAACCACACCACGCTGCATGCGCGTGCCCACGATCCGAGCTTCACCTACCTGCAGCTGCTGTTGCCTCAACCGGAGCAGCCGGCCCTGGCCGCCCTGCGCCAGCGCTGGGGTGATGAGGTGCTCTGGCACTTGGAGGCTGTACGGGCCCAGGGTCAGCAGCGCTTGGCCTGCCTGCCCCTGGTGCGCTGGCGGGGCCGTGAGGCGCTGGACGACCTGATTCGCCACGCCTGCGACCTGGGCTGCCTGCTGTTCAATCCCCATGCGATCACCGTCGAAGACGGTGGATTGGGTGGCGTGGATGCGGCCCAGGTGGCGGCCAAGGCCAGCTATGACCCCGCGGGGCTGCTCAACCCCGGCAAGCTGCGCGGCTGGCTGGAGCGCTGA
- a CDS encoding aspartate aminotransferase family protein translates to MTPPPRISPATSAVMQTYGRFPLELVRGRGVWVWDSQGRRYLDGVAGIAVCTLGHSSAVMRRALGRQLRKLQHVSNLYRIPEQEQLAAWITANSCADAVFFCNSGAEANEGAIKLARKHGHQVRGIGQEAGGPLILTAQASFHGRTLAAVTATGQPKYHQGFEPMVQGFRYFPYNDTAAFEALLAECERNGPRVAAVMLEPLQGEGGVNPGNQAFFRRVRELCDQHNILLIFDEVQVGVGRTGRLWGYQKLGVEPDAFTLAKGLGGGFPIGALCVKAAADHLKAGEHASTFGGNPMACRAGLTVAEELVRRNLPAHAEAMGQLLQEQLAGLVARHPTLAEGCRGWGLLQGLVLRPDGPAAIDVVKAAMAEGLLLVPAGTNVVRFVPPLTIQPRHIREAVKRLERALIACQTKTPSAS, encoded by the coding sequence ATGACCCCGCCCCCTCGCATCAGCCCCGCCACATCGGCGGTGATGCAGACCTACGGGCGGTTCCCCCTCGAACTCGTACGCGGCCGCGGCGTGTGGGTGTGGGACAGCCAGGGCCGCCGCTACCTCGATGGGGTGGCGGGTATCGCTGTGTGCACCCTCGGCCACAGCAGTGCTGTGATGCGCCGGGCCCTGGGCCGGCAGCTGCGCAAGCTGCAGCACGTGTCGAACCTGTATCGCATTCCCGAGCAGGAACAACTGGCCGCCTGGATCACCGCCAACAGCTGTGCCGATGCGGTGTTCTTCTGCAACTCCGGCGCCGAAGCCAACGAGGGCGCCATCAAGTTGGCCCGCAAACACGGGCATCAAGTGCGTGGCATCGGCCAAGAAGCAGGCGGCCCGCTGATCCTCACCGCCCAAGCCAGCTTCCATGGCCGCACCCTGGCGGCGGTCACCGCCACCGGCCAGCCCAAATATCACCAGGGCTTTGAGCCGATGGTGCAAGGCTTCCGCTACTTCCCCTACAACGACACCGCCGCCTTTGAGGCCCTGCTGGCGGAATGCGAACGGAACGGTCCACGGGTGGCCGCCGTGATGCTCGAGCCACTCCAGGGCGAAGGCGGCGTGAACCCCGGGAACCAGGCCTTCTTCCGGCGGGTGCGGGAGCTGTGCGATCAGCACAACATCCTGCTGATCTTTGATGAAGTGCAGGTGGGCGTGGGCCGCACCGGTCGCCTCTGGGGCTACCAGAAGCTCGGCGTGGAGCCCGATGCCTTCACCCTGGCCAAGGGGCTGGGTGGCGGCTTCCCCATCGGTGCCCTCTGTGTGAAAGCCGCAGCCGATCACCTCAAAGCCGGTGAGCACGCCAGCACCTTCGGCGGCAATCCAATGGCCTGCCGCGCCGGCCTCACCGTGGCCGAAGAGCTGGTGCGCCGCAACCTGCCCGCCCATGCCGAAGCAATGGGTCAGCTGCTGCAGGAGCAGCTCGCCGGCTTAGTGGCGCGCCACCCCACGCTGGCCGAGGGCTGCCGCGGCTGGGGTCTGCTGCAGGGTTTGGTGCTGAGGCCCGATGGCCCCGCCGCCATCGATGTGGTGAAAGCAGCAATGGCTGAAGGGCTGCTGCTGGTGCCCGCCGGCACCAATGTGGTGCGCTTTGTGCCCCCCCTCACGATTCAGCCGCGCCACATCCGCGAGGCCGTGAAACGGCTGGAACGAGCCCTGATCGCGTGCCAGACCAAGACCCCTTCAGCGAGCTGA
- a CDS encoding pentapeptide repeat-containing protein — protein sequence MLIRRLTALVASLWLLVAALPAMALDTSAGVGLQDRALFQDTVDYTLTNQSGKSFAGQQLVNTSFAGAVGKGANFAGANLHGAIFTQGAFPEADFSGADLSDVLMDRTDMSHTNLRNAVLVGVIAAGASFSGADVTGADFSDALIDRADQRQLCAKASGTNPSTGADTRASLGC from the coding sequence ATGCTGATCCGCCGCCTTACGGCCCTTGTGGCCAGCCTCTGGCTGCTGGTGGCCGCGCTGCCGGCCATGGCGCTCGACACCAGCGCGGGCGTGGGCTTGCAGGATCGGGCCCTGTTCCAGGACACCGTGGACTACACGCTCACCAACCAGAGCGGCAAGAGTTTCGCCGGTCAGCAACTGGTGAACACCTCCTTTGCCGGGGCTGTGGGCAAAGGTGCCAACTTCGCTGGCGCCAACCTTCACGGCGCGATCTTCACGCAAGGGGCCTTCCCTGAAGCCGATTTCAGCGGCGCTGACCTCAGCGATGTGCTGATGGACCGCACCGACATGAGCCACACCAACCTGCGCAATGCCGTACTGGTGGGGGTGATTGCCGCGGGCGCCAGCTTCAGCGGCGCGGATGTGACCGGCGCTGACTTCAGCGACGCGCTGATCGATCGCGCCGATCAGCGGCAGCTCTGTGCCAAGGCCAGCGGCACCAACCCCAGCACCGGCGCCGACACGCGCGCCAGCCTGGGCTGCTGA
- the lpdA gene encoding dihydrolipoyl dehydrogenase has translation MSDGSFDFDVIVIGAGYGGFDAAKHAAEHGLRTAIIESRDMGGTCVNRGCVPSKALLAASGRVRELADAEHLKGFGIHAAPVRFERQKIADHANQLVATIRGNLTKTLERAGVTIIRGAGRLEGPQKVGVREINGVDRVLSGRDVIIATGSDPFVPPGIETDGRTVFTSDEAVSLEWLPRWLAIIGSGYIGLEFADVYTALGCEVTMIEALDRVMPTFDPDIAKIAARNLIDGRDIDARSGVLAKSIKPGAPVQIELVDMQTKEPVETLEVDAVLVATGRVPSSKGLNLEACGIETNRGFIPVDDAMRVLVNGAPVPHLWAVGDVTGKMMLAHTAAAQGTVAVDNILGHPRQIDYRSIPAATFTHPEISSVGLSEADAKELAAKEGFELGSVRSYFKANSKALAELESDGLMKLLFNKSTGEVLGAHIYGLHAADLIQEIANAVARRQSVKQLVTEVHTHPTLSEVVEVAYKQAAMAVGA, from the coding sequence GTGAGCGACGGCAGCTTCGACTTTGATGTGATCGTCATCGGCGCCGGCTACGGCGGTTTCGATGCGGCCAAGCACGCTGCCGAGCACGGCCTGCGCACCGCCATCATCGAAAGCCGCGACATGGGCGGCACCTGCGTGAACCGCGGCTGCGTGCCTTCCAAGGCGCTTCTGGCCGCCAGCGGCCGCGTACGCGAGCTGGCCGATGCCGAGCACCTCAAGGGCTTCGGGATTCATGCCGCGCCGGTGCGGTTCGAGCGCCAGAAGATTGCTGATCACGCCAATCAGCTGGTGGCCACGATTCGCGGCAACCTCACCAAAACCCTGGAGCGTGCTGGCGTCACGATCATCCGTGGCGCTGGCCGCCTTGAGGGCCCCCAGAAGGTGGGAGTGCGGGAGATCAATGGTGTCGACCGGGTGCTCAGCGGCCGCGACGTGATCATCGCCACCGGTTCTGATCCGTTTGTTCCGCCTGGCATCGAAACCGATGGCCGCACCGTGTTCACCAGCGACGAAGCGGTGAGCCTCGAATGGCTACCCCGCTGGCTGGCGATCATCGGCAGCGGCTATATCGGCCTGGAATTCGCCGATGTGTACACGGCCTTGGGCTGTGAGGTGACGATGATCGAGGCCCTGGATCGGGTGATGCCCACCTTCGATCCCGATATCGCCAAGATCGCTGCCCGCAACCTGATCGACGGCCGCGACATCGATGCTCGCTCCGGCGTGTTGGCCAAGTCGATCAAGCCCGGCGCGCCGGTGCAGATCGAGCTGGTGGATATGCAGACCAAAGAGCCCGTGGAAACCCTGGAGGTGGATGCGGTGCTGGTGGCCACCGGCCGTGTGCCCAGTAGCAAGGGCCTGAACCTGGAGGCCTGCGGCATTGAAACCAACCGCGGCTTCATTCCGGTGGATGACGCGATGCGGGTGCTGGTGAACGGTGCACCCGTGCCCCACCTTTGGGCGGTGGGAGATGTAACCGGAAAGATGATGCTTGCCCACACCGCCGCTGCCCAGGGCACCGTGGCCGTGGACAACATCCTGGGCCACCCCCGCCAGATCGATTACCGCTCGATTCCAGCGGCCACCTTTACCCATCCCGAGATCAGCTCGGTGGGCTTGAGCGAAGCCGACGCCAAGGAGCTCGCGGCCAAGGAAGGCTTTGAGCTGGGCTCGGTGCGCAGCTACTTCAAGGCCAACTCCAAAGCCCTGGCGGAGCTGGAGAGCGATGGCCTGATGAAGCTGCTGTTCAACAAGAGCACCGGCGAGGTGCTGGGTGCCCACATCTATGGCCTGCACGCCGCTGATCTGATCCAGGAGATCGCCAATGCCGTGGCGCGCCGCCAGAGCGTGAAGCAGCTGGTGACGGAGGTGCACACCCACCCCACCCTCAGCGAAGTGGTGGAAGTGGCCTACAAGCAGGCCGCCATGGCCGTGGGAGCCTGA
- the murA gene encoding UDP-N-acetylglucosamine 1-carboxyvinyltransferase, with amino-acid sequence MTVTAVPSQQILNPQLEIAGNRRLSGELRVSGAKNSALVLMAASLLTEDQLRLRNVPPLTDIQGMGDILSSLGVKVRRNGESLEMNGSGLSQSAPPYELVNSLRASFFCIGPLLARLGIARVPLPGGCQIGTRPVVEHVKGLKALGAQVTIEHGVVSAVVPGRGHRLKGGRIHLDCPSVGATETLMMAAALAEGETVIENAALEPEVVDLAGLLLAMGAKVRGAGTPTITIVGVERLHGADYAVIPDRIEAGTFLLAAAITRSTLTVGPVITDHLRAVLTKLEEAGCKLNIDGTLVTISADEIRAVDLRTQPFPGFPTDLQAPFMSLLATAQGTSVITENIFENRMQHVAELQRMGAAIRVQGSTAFVEGVARLSGAPVQGSDLRASAAMVLAGLAAEGITSVQGLEYLDRGYADFEGKLNRVGASIRRVG; translated from the coding sequence ATGACTGTGACCGCTGTCCCGTCTCAACAGATTCTCAACCCCCAGCTTGAGATCGCGGGCAATCGCCGTCTGTCGGGAGAGCTGCGCGTCAGTGGTGCCAAGAATTCAGCCCTGGTGCTGATGGCGGCCAGCCTGCTCACCGAAGATCAGTTGCGGCTGCGCAACGTGCCGCCTCTCACCGACATCCAAGGGATGGGAGACATCCTCAGTTCCCTGGGGGTGAAGGTGCGCCGCAATGGCGAAAGCCTCGAAATGAATGGCTCGGGACTGAGCCAATCGGCCCCGCCCTACGAGCTGGTGAACAGCCTGCGGGCCAGCTTCTTCTGCATCGGCCCCCTGCTGGCACGGTTGGGCATCGCCCGCGTTCCCCTGCCCGGTGGTTGCCAGATCGGCACCCGCCCGGTGGTGGAGCACGTGAAGGGCCTCAAAGCCCTGGGCGCCCAGGTGACGATCGAGCACGGGGTGGTGTCGGCCGTGGTGCCAGGCCGCGGCCATCGCCTCAAGGGAGGCCGCATCCACCTCGATTGCCCCAGCGTGGGCGCGACCGAGACCCTGATGATGGCTGCCGCCCTCGCCGAGGGTGAAACGGTAATCGAAAACGCCGCTCTCGAGCCCGAGGTGGTAGATCTGGCCGGCTTGCTGCTGGCCATGGGCGCCAAGGTGCGCGGCGCGGGCACGCCCACCATCACGATCGTGGGCGTGGAGCGCCTGCACGGTGCCGATTACGCCGTGATCCCCGATCGCATCGAGGCCGGAACCTTCCTGTTGGCCGCCGCCATCACCCGTTCCACGCTCACCGTGGGCCCGGTGATCACCGATCACCTGCGCGCGGTGCTCACCAAGCTCGAAGAAGCGGGCTGCAAACTCAACATCGACGGCACGTTGGTCACGATCAGCGCCGACGAGATCCGGGCCGTGGATCTGCGCACCCAACCCTTCCCCGGCTTCCCCACCGACCTGCAGGCACCCTTCATGAGCCTGCTGGCCACGGCCCAGGGCACCAGCGTGATCACCGAAAACATTTTCGAAAACCGGATGCAGCACGTGGCTGAGCTGCAACGCATGGGTGCAGCGATCCGCGTTCAGGGCAGCACCGCCTTTGTGGAAGGCGTGGCACGCCTCAGCGGTGCACCGGTGCAGGGCAGCGACCTGCGGGCCTCCGCCGCCATGGTGCTGGCGGGCCTAGCCGCTGAAGGCATCACCTCGGTGCAGGGCTTGGAATACCTCGATCGCGGCTACGCCGACTTCGAGGGCAAGCTCAATCGCGTCGGTGCCTCGATCCGCCGCGTGGGCTGA